A stretch of DNA from Juglans microcarpa x Juglans regia isolate MS1-56 chromosome 5D, Jm3101_v1.0, whole genome shotgun sequence:
gatagataataaatttcttaaaaatacttataattttttttatcctgtaattttatacaataaaacTATTCTGTCCTCCACTTTTGATTGCTCCACTTGACCGTtgataaaatttgttttttatttaataattaaaaaagtaattttaagtgtattgatgtatttttttattttttaaaaatatttaaatatatttaaaaaaaaaaaaaccgctgGCACGAACAGTAAGATAGGGCGCAGAGTAGTCCCACCCAATTTTATAACTACTAAACCTCAGTTTTTGCTCAGAAAAAACTTACACCAATTCCTACTACTAGATCAGCATCACGAGAAGCAGTAATTGTTATCACGATGCAGTGGGTTCTGTTTCTGACATGCCCAGGCTGCCAATCGAGTGAGATCATGTAGGCACTGGAAAATTTTCTGATCTTTacgaaagaaaaatgataaatatacatcattttttataaaatattatataatcacgttttaaaataaatgtatttataaaatattttataaaaataatattattttataaaaatatccttattttaaaatatatattgtgaaatattataaaatgtagtGTTATGTATATGGTTACTCTTCCCGAATCCCCCCTACCAATCATGCTTAATggatttctaaatttcaatttcCATTTAATGGAATAACGTTGACTGTCACAATTAATTACATCGGAAAACATAAGTAgataaattaattctttttaaataaaaatgtttttgttattcatcatttttatatacacatattatatttattttttattttttattttttttgttttattttttttaaaataattaattttttttacttatcatctatatattatatatttaatacaaataaataaaaattaaaaaattatgtgggGGTGGTTACCccacataatttttcttattttatatctaaatttCTATAAAACTAAGATGGTAATTAAATACACTTGTTCAGAACTCAGAAGTTCATTTCTTTCTGGattaatgatgatgatgcaGCATTGTCAGAAATAGTCTATACTCTGGTCGGTCTGGCTGTCTTCTTGTGACCCGGACGGACCCGTGAAATTCTTTTCCTTATTACgttattctttttccttttcgaCCCGCAACTTCTTACTatgtaagttctataaacaccGACTCTTGGGTGTCTCTCTGGTCAGTTTTATATAGCAGTAGTAATTCGTGTCGAGAATCTCATTTAAGAAATCAACTATCTTCTAATTGgttttttatgatataaattaaattcataaatttcttcatgatATCAGAATTTATTACAGAACGAATGAGATTCATACtacttattatataataaagatCAGAAAAAATACTGACCAGAATGTGAGAGATgatattaagaaataatttcaCATTATCTATAGATAAGTCAcaagattttaaatatatttataaataataaataattatattttataaaatcaattttataagATGAAGTTATGCTAACCAATTTCTTCGTTTCATAATTCATTTCATAAGGGGGTGTGCTCATGAGATTCATATGCGATATTCATATGTATAACTCTCGGTGAAAGCAGAAAAATAACGTCGTTGGTTGTTTCAGGAAAAAGAGAATTGTGACAATTGCTATAGGCAGCGAATGGCAACGAGTGGATTCGTACTATTTCTCCTAACAGGTTTTTCTGTGGCTGTTCTCTCCGTCCTATTCGTCAGCCATCCGGCCAATTCCCAAAACTCAAACCAAAACGGGTTATCATCTTCAAGCTCCACTCTTTCGCACTCCGCATATGGATCCATCACCGAAACTGTTTGGCCGGTATGTCTATATATTAGTCTCTTCGCCCTCGATTTTCATATATACAGCAAAGTACGCTTTTgcacgtgtgtatatatatatatatataactgtatGTGGGcgtttgtaattttattatacgATCAGGGCGCGCGGAATTATTGATATTTGCTTACTGGGCTTTCGTCTTTGGATGCAGAAATTAGAGTTCAGTTGGAGACTTGTGTTGGCAACAGTAATAGGATTTCTGGGATCGGCTTGTGGAACCGTGGGTGGAGTGGGAGGGGGAGGCATTTTTGTTCCTATGCTTACTTTGATTGTCGGGTTCGATACCAAGTCTGCTGCTGCGCTTTCTAAATGTAATTCTAATTTCTCCATCCATTTCACGTCTGCTCTcatattctctctttcttttggtTTCTGTCAAATTCATTTTCCTCCCGTTATTTTAGTGGATTACTGATTTCTAAGCAGCAATTTTCTAAACGGCCTCAAAAAGGTCTTAACATAGAATTATATTGGGGGTTTAATGCGTTAAGTTACAGTTAGTAGCTAAAAAGGTGGCTGAAACTTGGGTGAAGGAAAGGGCGAGACTCAAAAGTCAGcgcattatttttattgaatttggatCGATTTGATGGATTTGATTTCAGAATCTATTTGATGGATTTCCTTTTGCATCTTATTTGgtcattttcaaaacaaattctGTGCTTGGTCCGTGTACTTTTTCGCTTTTCTCACCGATTCCTATTCCTAGAAAGTAGAAAaggttgtttttctttgttttctggaaagaaaaagatcaatCAGCTAAATTTGCTAAAAAAATGTGCCACTTTTTTTTATCGGCCGGTGACCAatggttgttttctttttctcgtgATACATTTTGGTATTGCAATTAAGCATGCATACTGGGAATTTGGGATTTGTTTGAAGTTGAGGCTCCTCGCATGTGGGAATGGTTGCAGGTATGATAATGGGGGCATCAGCATCCTCGGTGTGGTACAATCTAGGAGTGAGGCATCCAACAAAGGAAGTGCCGATCATAGACTACGATCTGGCTCTCCTCTTCCAGCCCATGCTTATGCTTGGCATCACTCTCGGTGTTGCGCTTAGCGTTGTCTTCCCCTACTGGCTAATTACTGTCCTCATCATTATTCTCTTCTTGGGTCTGTTAAAAATCACcaatttccttctcttttttttttactgctccattcaaatttgtagaaaaatagttttttaatggATTTTTAAATGTATCCCTGCTGATGACAAAGTTTTatctcctttaaaaaaaaaaaaatttgagcaGGGACCTCATCAAGGTCTTTCTTCAAGGGAATCCAGATGTGGAAGGAAGAGACTGTCTTGAAGGTCAAGTTCTATATATGTTTGGTGAAATAGTACTAGTTGATACCACAACCTTTTGTATAAAAGTAGAGCATTTTGAAGTAATTATTGTTGggaaaaaaattgcagaaagaaATGACCAATAGACAAGGAGCACATGTGGTTAATTCTCGTGGTGAACGTAAGACAGCATATTCCCAagcttaattttttataaagtttagTAGATTCTTAGACATGGATTGCAGTGAATTTACCGTCTccttttatttatcttttgcaGTTCTGATTGATACCGAGTATGAGCCATTGTTACCCAGAGAAGAGAAAACTCAAATGGTGAGCAAAAGTTTAGTTTTTAGTTGTTGAAGTTTCCCGGCCTTGTCCATGGTGAGAGTAACTAACTAAATGCTATAAATCTTTCAGCAAATAGTATGTTTCAACCTCAGGTGGAAAAGAACTTTGGTGCTACTACTTGTATGGGTATTTTTCCTTGTCTTGCAGATCATCAAGGCAAGTAGTACTACCGCACTTCTCtagatctctccctctctcagagATTTCATGTCTTCATGTTCTTAAAATTATCTTGCAGAATGATGTGGAGGCTTGCAGTGCGTGGTATTGGGTGCTCTTCTGCCTACAGGTAATGCACATAAATACTGATCATCACCGACTTGATTAGGTGCTTTCTTTTTTGACTTATTCTGTTGTACGTGGGGTCGGCCTCACCAGTTTTTCGTCGCATCTGCTTCAGTTTCCAATAGCACTTGTAGTGTTTGGATATGAATCCGTCAAGCTGTACATCGAACACAAGAAGAGGGTGAGAATGGGTAACACCGAATCTATTTGCGAGGCTTCCATCGGATGGACTGCCACGCACATTGCATTCTGTTCACTTTGTGGCATCTTGGGAGGCATTGTCGGGGGCCTACTCGGTTCTGGTGGCGGATTCATTCTGGGCCCTCTGCTCCTTGAGATTGGTGTCATCCCCCAGGTACTATCATCCTTGTATCCACTCCCTTAATTACCTACTTAGCCTCGTATTAATCCGCAGCACTGAGTTTATTCTCAGATCATATAATATGATTGGTTTTgtcatatgatatatatgtcaTGTGTGGTCTGGCATTAATGTTGATTAGGCTACATCCTTATGTTAGACTATTCGGTTTATAATATCTTAATTATTGCCAGTTAATTAGAGTACTACGAGATCATCAGTAATGCTGAATaataatactattcactatcttACACcccatatattataaaaaaaattctaaaattttatgaaaaaaaattataaatataaaatataagaataaataataaatagaatttttcaaaaaatattattctctaGTAATATTTGTCTTGAAAGCAATTTCCTAGAATTTgacaaaagtatttaaaaaaaaaaattagtatctTGATTGACAGGTTGCAAGTGCGACAGCAACATTTGTCATGACATTCTCGTCATCCTTATCCGTGGTGGAGTTCTACCTTCTCAACAGGTTCCCTATTCCATATGGTACGTCTTGCagtactaaattactaatatatatccAATCTTTGATCTACATTAActaaatatatgtaatattgaGGGCATAAAATCTCTGCAGCATTATACCTCACATCGGTGTCTATTTTGGCTGGCTTCTGGGGACAGTTCTTAGTAAGAAAACTTATCACATTTTTGGGAAGAGCATCAATTATTGTATTCATTCTCTCCGGTGTCATCTTTCTTAGTGCTCTCACAATGGGTAATTTtcctaaaacttattttatttaaaatggtatatattttttgaaaattttatgcttgataattataattttggctAATTGGCTAACAAgtaagctctttttttttttttttgttccccTTGTGGGAAAATTCCCCAGGGGTCGTTGGTATTGAGACTAGCATCAAGATGATACGCAATCACGAGTTCATGGGATTTTTAGGGTTCTGCAGCAGTcagtgatcatgatcatgatcagtagCAACGTCGACGGGAAGTTCTAAGgaaggatattattattatataatcaaGCAATGGCGAGTCTTGGCCAATTACCTAGTTGACCAACTCTCTCAACCTccaataaattcatttttttctttttagaaaaaagaaaaaacttcaaatttattATGAAGCAATAAAAGTCTGGTGTGAGTCGATGGACAGGGAGGCTGTGTTCAAGGTTAGCTACTGGCTAACATGACCGCTACCCATGCAAAGTACCTCTTCTACTATATTTCGTTAAAATAGTACTGTATTTGATTCTTTAATCAAAGTACTGGTCAATAAAATTGaagttgtctctttttttttaaaaaataatatatatatatatatatatatgtattgttcCAAGTGATATATATCTGTTATGTTAAGCTTGCAAACTATGATTAATTATTTCAACAGGCCATGCCACTACTTACTCGATCCTAGCTTGCAATATTCCTCcgaaattataattttcgatGTGATTGCGGGTTGTACTGATCTCTTGTCATGCACAATTGGATGACCCATGATAGTGGACACTTTGGCAGGACACTCAAACACATTAAAGCACAAACATGATGAGGTTTGGGTCCATGAGTTACCCTGCACGTTGGCATCCTTGTTCGGTCAAACATCAGTGATCACATCCTAATTGGCTGTTATCGAATAAATTCCTGCATATAATCATCTGCGAATTTGTCCAGTTATGAGAGTTTCTTTCCAGTACGTAAGATTTGGATATCTTTGGAGAACCACTATGAATGAATACATCTCATGCACGTTGCAAAAGTTTGAACCGTCGATGATCTGTTTCGTTGTCGTTTGCAATCTTTTGTCTTTTAGTTAATTTTCTCCCATCGAATTAGGAGTAGAACGACAAAGAGGTTCCCAGTCCCAAACCCACGTGGGGCTAGCTAGCAGATCATCCTCATCCCTATTTGATGTAGAAGATCCTGATCCAtgaacctagctagctagatatacatacatatatgcagTCTATATATTTTGAGttgtattataattttgttgtgCTTTGAGTACTATGGTTCCAAATTAGGATAACCCTGGCCATCAGATGTCTTCAACAACCATTCTTCTAGTGTGGGATATCATATCAAATGAAAACCGAAAATGGATGGATGACTGTTAGGAAGTTTTAGGTTTAGAAAGATGGCAGAATactaaattgtaaaaaaattgattgcTGAGGAAGACCATGCTATACAGTGTTGGACATATAACATGCATGTATAAAACTTTTATCACTCACTTGAAATATATCCATTCTATAAAACGGTCAAGGCCGCAATGAATGATGGCGGGGCATCTTGGTCTGTGATCAAGACATATGAAGACGACGTCGTTTCAAAATATGTAGATTCTAGTGTGAACTTGTATTCGTGGTATATTCTATTGATCACCTTCAATTTGCGGGTACAAATGAAGTATGAGATAATGGAGGAGGATCATTCCAAATTCAGCAtcaatcaaaatagaaaaaatagttttgggCCTAGTTTGGAAAGCCGAGATAGGACTGTAAAGTTTACAAGTCAGTATGACATCTCCACTAGGAGGCTCCAACAAATTACTCCTCCAGCAGAATGCAAAGGGAAAGACCTTACTACAAATCTGGCGAGTACGTTAGTCTAAGAAGCGCGCCCAACCATCACAAACCTAAGAACACCTCTTACAACTTAAAAGAGCTCATGATGTAGAGATTCCAGAGAATATGTAAATTTTGCTCCATTCTGAATCTGagacaaataattaaaagaacaaaaaaaaacatccaAAGAAATCTGAACAAATAATGCTGAATATATATGTGCTCACGAGAATCTTTAGGATTTGAGGAATGTATCAATAGTTCCATATCAAGAGTATGGATACAGTACATGAATAGAACCGAAAGGATTCAACTAAACAATGTTCATGAACAAGTTAGTCGTAAGGGATGATGCCACAAATGTCCCGACAGATGCAAAAGTGTTCACAGTCCCAATAAATGTGTTTAGAAGAGATTTTTCACAGAATTAGAGCATCAATTTTGTTCAAGCTCCTTCGACACATTCAAACCAAATGCTCTCCACCCGACGCCCATTcacaaaacaaatatttaaaccaaaacctcaTTCAATTGCCAGCAGCTATCAAACAAAACTTGCGTAAGAGACGACAAGGCAGGATCGTTTAAGAAACATTTGCCATGGCCCTACCTAGATGAACTACTACTGGCGCCCTTGGAAGGTTTATCATTAGATGGAGAATCTTTGACTGGTTTAGACTCTGAATTTATGGCAATATTCTCCATTCCAACCTCCATTGCTACCCTCTCAtccttctccctcttctttttctcagaAATTATACTTTCTGCTACTTGGTTTTGAGTAGAAAGCATGGATGGCTCCAAAAGACGAGGTCCTGCATTGATCCATGGATGAAGAAGGCACTGACCTGCAGTGGGCCGCTTCTCAGGGACAAAGTCAAGGATTGGAACCAGGAAGTCATTCATGTCATTTGCATCTTGCTCACTGAAATCGTACTTCTCAATGAGAACCTTGCTCAGAGGCCAGAAACGCAAACGACGGATGTGCCTCAGATCACCATATCTATTGAAGAAATCCCGCGAATAGCGGCCACCTAAGGCAAtctgagaaaaatgaagggattTTGGAAGTTAGACAAGTGTCCTCACGAAGACTTCTTTAATGGTGTGAAAGGTTATTTTCTCACCTTGCGTGGCATCATTCCAAGAAGCTCCATCATCAATGCCAAGTGATcctgaaagaattttttttccaagaaaatatatatatggtcaaatgtgctgaaagttaaaaaagtaagtaCTATAGATGACTTATGTAGACACGCTTAACCCATAAAGCATTGAAAAACGTTACACTTGGTATGCTTGAAAACTATATATTCACCACTTACATTAAACCTAGAAGCACCGCGGAAAGACAACACAATAATGACCCAAAAGTTATATGGAGAGAACAGTCATAACAGCAAAACAACTGTAGTCGATCCCCCTTAAGGAAACTCAAAactcatgttataaaataaacaggccaaacaaaacatcattttacgCAGCTAACCTCAAGGGTAATGCAACTATGTTAAGCGAAGATcatcaaaaacttttttttttttttttttttctcataatgCAAGCAAGAAAAAAAGCTCCTTCAAAGAAACAACTGACTGGAAGAAGAATAGCCAATGAGCCACTCATATAAGACAGTCATCATTGGTATGGTATGATTGACGGAACAAACTCGCACACATTAAAGTTTGCATGTGAATAGAATGAGGGAAGCATTGTAGCACAAAAgtacatataaaatgaaatatacaaAGCACATACAAAATTTCATTCACTTTTGAAACTACAGCACATAAATACAGAGAAACAGTTATAAATTATGTGAAAGTCCCAATCCAATGAAAATGGAAACTATTTCAAAGCAATCCATAAATGCAAACAGGCAGCCAAAAACACGGCACATCAGCAATGAATAAGATTAATATTGAACCAAGGGAACAAAAACATGCTTCTAAAAGCACCTACTACGGCTGCGatctttgtttggacagcagccTTAGGGAAGATTATGACCATTGATAATCTAAGAAAACGTGGGCTTATAATCActgactggtgttgtatgtgcagaaaTAGTGGTGAAACAGTGGATCATTTACTCCTACATTGTGAGTTTGCTCAGGCCATATGGAATTACTTTTTTAGAGTGGGATTAGCATGGGTAATGCCGGGGAAGGCGGTTGAACTATAGGCAAGTTAGAGAGGGATCACAGGGACACCGCTGATTGCaactgtgtggaagatggctcccatttgtatttttttgtgcaTTTGGAGTGAAAGAAATGGAAGACATTTTGACGATCATGAACGCTCCTTGGAAGAGTTTTAAGAGTttttttctggaagactttatttatgtgggccattgctataaatttaaatggtctcagcttccatgatttccttgtaacagtttctagttcctaaattggtgtaatcacatgtatatttttcctgtgtacttgggctatgcctatctttgtatcaataaaatatcttcttacttgttaaaaaaaaaaaaagggacccTTGCCAAAAACTGAACTGCTTCTTTTTCCCTTCAATAAAGTAGAAATTACGATGGAAATAAACTGTTCTTTCATCATTCAAATGACTCCAATCAAGACAAATAATGCAACATACGGCTCAAATAGCTTTTGGGTTATGTAAGCAGCATCTATGATGACACGTCTGCTTATCACGTGACAAGTAACTGACAGTTCTGCCGTTTTACCATCTATAAATATGCTCAATTGAAGAGATATTAGTCATGTAGAGATTCGTTGGGGTATTTAGCACGTGGAACCTCACCAAGGCGGGGCTCTTTCAAACCCAACCTTGGGGAATAAATCTCAAATACATGACCTTACCTGCCAAAACCATGCGTCAATCCAGGGGAACTCCTCGTGCAGGATTGGACTCAAGATGTCTAACTCTCTAAGACTCATCCCAAACCCGACGTTTGACCACAAAGCTGCACCCTGGGGTTAATTATTTGCAACTTCCAGAGAAGATCGGAGAGAAACATACATACACTTATATCaagatactctctctctctctcccccctcttCCCTTCATCTCCTCCCTTATGAGCCACATGGTGGGTTTGGAGATAAGGGAAATCTCTCCATTTCTCTTCCCttccctttccctttccttCCTCAACCAAAGAAAGAATATAACAATGTATTAAAGTTACAAGTGTGACTATAATGGACTCTCAAGAAGCATATGAATCCTAGTACATGAGATAAATGTTACAGTTGAAAATATTggcggaattttttttttttccctttcttttttattcccttGAGAATATAGACGTTTCAATAATCTTTTATAAAGCAAGGTATGAATTAAGTTTTATTTGTTGAGGAACTCATTCCCAGAACGAAGGAAGGATGTAATGCTAGAACCTTATGGGTCGGTGCAACGGTGTCTAATGGTACAATGATAAATGAAGCAACCATTAGAATATTGTGTAAATTGCATAACTGATTTCCTACACGTCAATTATTAACTGTGATTACTACCTGAAATAAAGGAATACGATGGTTTGCAGAAATGAAACTAATGCACAAATTATATGATTGGATTTATTGTCTTAACGAATTCAAATTACATGGATTTCCattaagagagagagtgaaTAAAAGCAGGGATCTGTGAATATAATAGATGGCGCAGTAAGCAAATAAGAGATTAATAACATTTGTACCTCATCTCTATCGAAGTTGTCGCCAGTATGGGGATCAAAGAGTACATCACCAGTTGCAAGCTCAAAACAAATGCAAGCAAATGACCAGAGATCGGCTGAAGTAGAATATTTAGATCCGAGGATCACCTCTGGACACCTATACTGTCTTGTCTGAATGTCATTCGTGAACTGTTTGTATGTCCAACATGCATTCCCAAAATCAACCAACTTGCACTTGAGGTCAACTGATGCCAACAACTTCTGCCTATTGAAGCGGCTTCCACGCTTGGCACTGTGATTCCCTTGCCCAGTGCCCTTTGTTCCATCAGCATCTGATAATCTATCTGTATTGACAGAACTAGTAGGCTGGTCTTCTACAGAACCCACATTCAACTTCACATTAGGAGAAGACTCTACAGCACCAGATGATTCTGGATCTGCCTCAGCTTCGGCTGAAACTTCCTTCTCCACACAGCCCTGAGCTGCTCGCTTTGCCTTTCTTCGAATCTTTTTCTTCTGGTTCCTAGTCAAATCCCCATTTAAGGTCTTGTTTTCCTTCACAGCCCCACACTCCATTGCGGCCTTATCCTTGCTATTTGGAAGAATTAGAGGAGCACCTGACTTTCTCGGATCCTTAGCAGGGTCTATCATTGCCATTAGCAATATGTTTTCTGGTTTCAAATCAGTGTGTATGATAGAAAGCTGTCTGTGCAAGTAATCCAACCCcaccaaaatatgaaaacagaTATCCTTCACCCTATTAATGGGCATACCCCGGTAATTAGTATACTTGATAAGAGTCAAAAGATTATCCCCCAAGTACTCAAAAACCATACAAACATGCTGCCCGTTAGGACCCGAATGCTTGAAATTATCCAAAAGCTTCACTACACATTTTTTATCATCCGGGTCGCCCTCAGCAATCTGTTTCAGGATGGTTATCTCATCCATCGCGGCCTCAGTATAATGCTGCGCACTCTTTTGCACTTTCAGAGCTACGTATCGCTGCCCAGATTGCAGATTAATATAAAAGCAGCagacaaaagaaataaaagaagaagaataaagcaTTTAATTAACCATCCATTCAGTTGctaatttcaaaaccaaaaactacAGGCTGTATTAGCTTTTCTCTTGGCAACCAAATATAGCATAACCCAGAAACGAATATGGTCAATTAAACACAAATTCtcaaacacgttcaatcccAATTTCACAAACCCACATCCAGCCACATTTAACAGTAAAAGCGAAAGGCTTTTCATTCACAAGCTACGTTCAATCAATCGAGAAGATCCACCACAAAGtacagagagagatagagaaaagtACAGAGAAATGGGTGTCCCAAGCGAGCCAGACAGTTGAGAAGTGACCCCAGCCAAGCTTGCTCTGGACGACGTAGCGGCCATTCTTGAAGGCATCGCCGATTCGGACCGCGTGGTACCCTCCCCTCCTGTAGTCTTCCGTCCCTTCGTCCTCCGACGTGTAGTCGCCGCTCTCGCTTCCATCCTCCGAAGAACGACACTGTTGCCTCTTGTTCTCCTCAATCTCCATTCACTCCCCCAGATCCCGCTTCAAGATTTGCGGTCTTCCAACAAATATCTAGGGTTTTGGCCTTCAGATTTTGGGGGTTTTTGGGGTTGTGACGGTTTAAGTCTAGAATACCGTGA
This window harbors:
- the LOC121265408 gene encoding sulfite exporter TauE/SafE family protein 4-like isoform X2 gives rise to the protein MATSGFVLFLLTGFSVAVLSVLFVSHPANSQNSNQNGLSSSSSTLSHSAYGSITETVWPKLEFSWRLVLATVIGFLGSACGTVGGVGGGGIFVPMLTLIVGFDTKSAAALSKWTSSRSFFKGIQMWKEETVLKKEMTNRQGAHVVNSRGELLIDTEYEPLLPREEKTQMQIVCFNLRWKRTLVLLLVWVFFLVLQIIKNDVEACSAWYWVLFCLQFPIALVVFGYESVKLYIEHKKRVRMGNTESICEASIGWTATHIAFCSLCGILGGIVGGLLGSGGGFILGPLLLEIGVIPQVASATATFVMTFSSSLSVVEFYLLNRFPIPYALYLTSVSILAGFWGQFLVRKLITFLGRASIIVFILSGVIFLSALTMGVVGIETSIKMIRNHEFMGFLGFCSSQ
- the LOC121265408 gene encoding sulfite exporter TauE/SafE family protein 4-like isoform X1; its protein translation is MATSGFVLFLLTGFSVAVLSVLFVSHPANSQNSNQNGLSSSSSTLSHSAYGSITETVWPKLEFSWRLVLATVIGFLGSACGTVGGVGGGGIFVPMLTLIVGFDTKSAAALSKCMIMGASASSVWYNLGVRHPTKEVPIIDYDLALLFQPMLMLGITLGVALSVVFPYWLITVLIIILFLGTSSRSFFKGIQMWKEETVLKKEMTNRQGAHVVNSRGELLIDTEYEPLLPREEKTQMQIVCFNLRWKRTLVLLLVWVFFLVLQIIKNDVEACSAWYWVLFCLQFPIALVVFGYESVKLYIEHKKRVRMGNTESICEASIGWTATHIAFCSLCGILGGIVGGLLGSGGGFILGPLLLEIGVIPQVASATATFVMTFSSSLSVVEFYLLNRFPIPYALYLTSVSILAGFWGQFLVRKLITFLGRASIIVFILSGVIFLSALTMGVVGIETSIKMIRNHEFMGFLGFCSSQ
- the LOC121265382 gene encoding serine/threonine-protein kinase SRPK-like, with protein sequence MEIEENKRQQCRSSEDGSESGDYTSEDEGTEDYRRGGYHAVRIGDAFKNGRYVVQSKLGWGHFSTVWLAWDTHFSRYVALKVQKSAQHYTEAAMDEITILKQIAEGDPDDKKCVVKLLDNFKHSGPNGQHVCMVFEYLGDNLLTLIKYTNYRGMPINRVKDICFHILVGLDYLHRQLSIIHTDLKPENILLMAMIDPAKDPRKSGAPLILPNSKDKAAMECGAVKENKTLNGDLTRNQKKKIRRKAKRAAQGCVEKEVSAEAEADPESSGAVESSPNVKLNVGSVEDQPTSSVNTDRLSDADGTKGTGQGNHSAKRGSRFNRQKLLASVDLKCKLVDFGNACWTYKQFTNDIQTRQYRCPEVILGSKYSTSADLWSFACICFELATGDVLFDPHTGDNFDRDEDHLALMMELLGMMPRKIALGGRYSRDFFNRYGDLRHIRRLRFWPLSKVLIEKYDFSEQDANDMNDFLVPILDFVPEKRPTAGQCLLHPWINAGPRLLEPSMLSTQNQVAESIISEKKKREKDERVAMEVGMENIAINSESKPVKDSPSNDKPSKGASSSSSR